The following are encoded together in the Deinococcus soli (ex Cha et al. 2016) genome:
- the dnaG gene encoding DNA primase: MGTKEEVRSRLNIADVVGEYVQLSPAGRGRLKGLCPFHKEKSPSFQVDTEQGYFYCFGCKAGGDVFSFVQRTENLSFGDAMRKLAERAGIQVEARYGERSSRDVFDVNAFALAYFREHLHGPAGEAALAYLRRRGLTDATIESFEIGFAPDGWDGLLKHARVKGVSERQLLEAGLLIENPESGRVYDRFRARVMFPIRDHLGRLVGFGGRVLDDSKPKYLNTPETDVFRKGELLYGLDKARLGLKNGGELVVVEGYMDVITMHQHGFTGAVASLGTALTAEHATLLERLGAQSLVLLFDRDEAGLKATLSGLDQVLGAKFRVRATSVPSGKDPADTLLAGDIEQLRTALSSGLDEVRYRVQAAIERHGVGTSEGKRRILMELLPRMQNLDPLDEIAEGVRGAACETLGIKPEALMEWIASKAKRRTLTDTHLAGMTSTRSEEDRELALLKQLLVDPSLLAKLDGSMPWRNESVRKVMLAARGAQTPDDILDVFRGQPEEQLLIRLMFEGRDAGTIGRENSQQYEQKVSGYAAAAVDDIQVTLSIDAMRAEVDLLKKQVPGAAPTEQLGLLRQIQDLQRAIEAEKRVRGAARA, encoded by the coding sequence GGAGCAGGGCTACTTCTACTGCTTTGGCTGTAAGGCGGGCGGGGACGTGTTCAGTTTCGTGCAGCGCACTGAGAACCTGAGTTTCGGTGACGCGATGCGCAAGCTCGCGGAGCGCGCCGGGATTCAGGTGGAGGCGCGGTACGGCGAGCGGTCAAGTCGGGACGTGTTCGATGTGAACGCGTTCGCGCTGGCGTACTTCCGTGAGCACCTGCACGGGCCTGCGGGCGAGGCGGCGCTGGCGTACCTGCGGCGGCGGGGCCTGACGGACGCGACGATCGAGTCGTTCGAGATCGGCTTCGCGCCGGACGGCTGGGACGGCCTGCTGAAGCACGCGCGGGTGAAGGGCGTGTCGGAACGGCAGCTGCTGGAGGCGGGCCTGCTGATCGAGAACCCGGAGTCGGGCCGGGTGTACGACCGCTTCCGCGCGCGGGTGATGTTCCCCATCCGCGATCACCTGGGGCGGCTGGTGGGCTTCGGGGGGCGGGTGCTGGACGACAGCAAGCCCAAGTACCTGAACACCCCCGAAACAGACGTGTTCCGCAAGGGTGAACTGCTGTACGGGCTGGACAAGGCCCGCCTGGGCCTGAAGAACGGCGGCGAGCTGGTGGTGGTGGAAGGGTACATGGACGTGATCACCATGCACCAGCACGGCTTCACCGGGGCGGTGGCGAGCCTGGGCACGGCCCTGACCGCCGAGCATGCGACGCTGCTGGAACGGCTGGGCGCGCAGAGTCTCGTGCTGCTGTTCGACCGCGACGAGGCGGGATTGAAGGCGACCCTGTCGGGGTTGGATCAGGTGCTGGGCGCGAAGTTTCGCGTGCGCGCCACGAGCGTCCCCAGTGGGAAGGATCCGGCGGACACCCTCCTGGCGGGGGATATCGAGCAGCTGCGGACGGCCCTGAGCAGCGGTCTGGACGAGGTCCGGTACCGCGTGCAGGCCGCCATCGAACGGCACGGGGTGGGCACCAGCGAGGGCAAACGCCGCATCCTGATGGAACTCCTGCCCCGCATGCAGAACCTCGACCCGCTGGACGAGATCGCCGAGGGCGTGCGCGGCGCGGCGTGCGAGACGCTCGGCATCAAGCCCGAGGCGCTCATGGAATGGATCGCCAGCAAGGCCAAGCGGCGCACCCTGACGGACACGCATCTGGCGGGCATGACGAGCACGCGCAGCGAGGAGGACCGCGAACTGGCCCTCCTGAAGCAGCTGCTCGTCGACCCGTCGCTGCTGGCGAAACTGGACGGCAGCATGCCGTGGCGCAACGAGTCGGTGCGTAAGGTGATGCTGGCCGCGCGCGGCGCGCAGACGCCCGACGACATTCTGGACGTGTTCCGCGGGCAGCCCGAGGAACAGCTCCTGATCCGCCTGATGTTCGAGGGCCGCGACGCGGGCACCATCGGCCGGGAGAACAGCCAGCAGTACGAGCAGAAGGTCAGCGGCTACGCGGCCGCCGCCGTGGACGACATTCAGGTGACCCTCAGCATCGACGCGATGCGCGCCGAGGTCGACCTGCTGAAAAAACAGGTGCCGGGGGCCGCGCCGACCGAGCAGCTGGGCCTCCTGCGGCAGATTCAGGATCTCCAGCGCGCCATCGAAGCCGAGAAACGCGTGCGCGGCGCCGCCAGAGCGTAA
- a CDS encoding aldo/keto reductase, translated as MEQRDFGTTGLRVSLLGLGAGQIGDGALSEDHAGTLLNRAIDRGITLVDTARGYGLSEERIGRHLAYRRHDFILSSKGGYSVGGADDWTPQAIRLGIEQALTRLRCDWIDIFHLHSCPAETLRRDDLLGALDDARRDGLIRVAAYSGENEALAWAIQSGRFGSVETSVNLADQFSRRQLLPAANDAGMGVIAKRPIANAAWRFTDRPEGDYAETYWERLRTLNMESIRQQAGLDWLDLALRFTAYAPGVHSAIVGTASIQNLERNIDLVQQGPLPLDVLTHIEAAWTQHGLEWGGEV; from the coding sequence ATGGAACAGAGGGACTTCGGCACCACCGGCCTGCGCGTCAGCCTCCTCGGCCTGGGCGCCGGGCAGATCGGCGACGGCGCACTGAGTGAAGACCACGCGGGCACCCTGCTCAACCGCGCCATCGACCGGGGCATCACCCTGGTCGACACCGCGCGCGGCTACGGCCTCAGCGAGGAACGCATTGGGCGGCACCTCGCGTACCGCCGACACGACTTCATCCTCAGCAGCAAGGGCGGGTACAGCGTAGGCGGCGCCGACGACTGGACGCCGCAGGCGATCCGCCTGGGCATCGAACAGGCCCTCACGCGGCTGCGCTGCGACTGGATCGACATCTTCCACCTGCACTCCTGCCCCGCCGAGACCCTGCGCCGCGACGACCTCCTCGGCGCGCTCGACGACGCCCGGCGCGACGGCCTGATCCGCGTCGCCGCGTACAGCGGCGAGAACGAGGCTCTCGCCTGGGCCATCCAGAGCGGCCGCTTCGGCAGCGTCGAGACCAGCGTCAACCTCGCCGACCAGTTCAGCCGCCGCCAGCTGCTGCCCGCCGCCAACGACGCGGGGATGGGCGTCATCGCCAAACGCCCCATCGCCAACGCCGCCTGGCGCTTCACGGACCGCCCCGAAGGCGACTACGCCGAAACCTACTGGGAGCGCCTGCGCACCCTGAACATGGAATCCATCCGCCAGCAGGCCGGACTCGACTGGCTCGACCTCGCCCTGCGCTTCACCGCGTACGCCCCCGGCGTTCACAGCGCCATCGTCGGCACCGCCAGCATCCAGAACCTCGAACGCAACATCGACCTCGTCCAGCAGGGCCCCCTCCCGCTGGACGTCCTCACGCACATCGAAGCCGCGTGGACACAGCACGGGCTGGAATGGGGCGGGGAAGTGTAA